The genomic stretch GGCTGTCAATCTCGTGTGCAGGAGGTTTACACCATCCTTCGAGATCAACCGTTTCTTCACACTCTTAACACCTTCATCATCCCAATGAAAAGAACCGTACCCGCCACTTAAAGTCGGATCATCTACAATCTCTAAATCACCAAAATTGAGGTTGGCGAATAGCTCCTTTTGATAGGTATCTGCTTCGAGCATATGTGCCACTTCATGCGCGATCGCACCCGCTCCATTATAGTCTAAAATTACCTTAAGCCGCTCACCATTAAATTTCGAAGCGGAGGCTTTGGAAGAAGATTTAGCCCTCTCTACCAAGACCTCTACTATCCTATCCCATGGCTTCTGTAGAATCACTTCATAACCGCCCATACCTCCAACGATTTCGCTTGAGTAACCTTGCATGTGATCTTTAGCCAGTACGTAGAGTGTTATCTCGATGAGAGGCTTGCGCTCTCTTATACGGGCGCCTTCTGATGTGATAAAGTCCGATTCCAATTCATGGTAAGAGAAGATCAGCTCCGATCTTGTATAGAATTGAGATAATGAATCTCTGATCTCCTTCTCCAAATACCTCAAAAATTCACATACTTCATCGATCTCAATCCCCTTCTTAATCGGATGTTCATATTCACCTTGCTCCACACGAATAGGGAGAAGTGCCATACCTCCTTTACACATTCTAGCCTGCTTGATAGCGAGCCTACACACCTCTTTTATGTGATCCACACTATAATTATCGGTAGATGCTACGCCATAGCCGCCATCGACCATCGTTCTAAATATTATGCTCTCGGAGGAGTATTCGTAAATATCGAACGAATCGTGCCTTAAGGCCACTTCTAAATCTCTCTGTCTAAAGATCCTAAAATCGGCGTAATCCACAGAAAATCCATTTAAAATATTCGTGAGTTTATCCAAATCAATCATAATTCATTAAGGATTTGTAGATTTTAAGAAATAAAATTTTCCATCTTTGTCGTACAGACTTACAAATTTTTTCTCACAAATTAATTAACAAAATATTGAGCTTAAAGTAAAAGATTCTGAACTTAAATGTGTATGTTTACCATCGTTACTATAAGCTTTAGGTGATGGTGATGAGCCAGTTCAAGGATAAGTGGGATCGATCTAGGGATGTGAGCTTAAAGGAGAAGATCACAGAATCATTTAAAACACAGGAGCCATTAAGGCTGAGGCTCGAGCAGGCTACACGCCGAATTCAGACACAAATATCAAAGTTGGATGCAACCCTCTCAAGGTTGAAGGAGAGGGACTCTTCTCTCTTTAGAAAGGTCGTAGCAGCGCTTCAAACTCATGACAATCAGACGGCCCTTGCCCTATCCAATGAAATAGTCGAAATTAGGAAGATGGTGAAGATGGTAACTCAAGCAAAGATCGCCCTTGAGCGGGTCGTTCTCAGATTAGAAACGGTTCGAGAGATTGGAGACTTCGCTGTCACATTGACACCCGCTGTAGGTATCATTAAATCTATTAGGTCTGGGTTGATAAATGTGATGCCTGAAGCTGAGCATGAGATAAGCGAGATCAACAGTCTACTCAGTAGTATATTGGTAGATGCTGGGCAGCTCGGCGGACTCTCATTAAACTTTGAAGCTGCTAACGAGGATGCGGAGAAGATACTGAATGAGGCTTCTGCAGTAGCGGAGCAGAAGATGAGAGAGAAGTTCCCGGAGCTACCGATACCTTCAAATGTATCAGAACAGTCACAACAGACCTAAATGATCAGATGGTGAGAGGATGGGTAGGAAATCTGTAATCTTTGGGATTTGGTTACTAGGGTTCGTACTCGGTTTTATCGGTTATCTAGTATTACCATGGATCGGTAAGTGGTTCATCGAAGTGATACCATATCTAGTTAAGAATGAGGTTTTATTCGGAGCATTCATTACGGGGATCGCTGGATCGATAATCACCACGATTTCTGTTGCTATCTGGGCAAGGTTTTCTGAGAAGAGATCTGAAAGTGTAATGCGTTAATTCGAATAATACGTTGATTCGAATAATTTGAATAAAATATCGATCCTCATGTAATTGGACGTCAGATCGAGATGGCTTCATCTAAAAGAAAGATCCCGAAAATTCGATTCGATCTATCATCTATC from Nitrososphaerales archaeon encodes the following:
- a CDS encoding TldD/PmbA family protein, translated to MDKLTNILNGFSVDYADFRIFRQRDLEVALRHDSFDIYEYSSESIIFRTMVDGGYGVASTDNYSVDHIKEVCRLAIKQARMCKGGMALLPIRVEQGEYEHPIKKGIEIDEVCEFLRYLEKEIRDSLSQFYTRSELIFSYHELESDFITSEGARIRERKPLIEITLYVLAKDHMQGYSSEIVGGMGGYEVILQKPWDRIVEVLVERAKSSSKASASKFNGERLKVILDYNGAGAIAHEVAHMLEADTYQKELFANLNFGDLEIVDDPTLSGGYGSFHWDDEGVKSVKKRLISKDGVNLLHTRLTAKCGDVAGNAHGITHKPRPMISNVFIRPSDWRCEEIFEDTRHGVYAEGIVRAEGDVANGRIEIVPEIAYLIEKKQITKPIRGFRIVGHVSDIQRIDAIGEECSLRPNVEKGYPVSEGSPYIRIDGINCY
- a CDS encoding Snf7 family protein, giving the protein MSQFKDKWDRSRDVSLKEKITESFKTQEPLRLRLEQATRRIQTQISKLDATLSRLKERDSSLFRKVVAALQTHDNQTALALSNEIVEIRKMVKMVTQAKIALERVVLRLETVREIGDFAVTLTPAVGIIKSIRSGLINVMPEAEHEISEINSLLSSILVDAGQLGGLSLNFEAANEDAEKILNEASAVAEQKMREKFPELPIPSNVSEQSQQT